In one window of Haloimpatiens sp. FM7315 DNA:
- a CDS encoding AI-2E family transporter produces the protein MIKHKNIPYLNLIPIIIISFLTFKFIDNITVFGSYIKAFFSIITSFIWAFSIAYLLNPMLTYLEKKSKLRRSFSLCIVYSVVLGSIVLIITIISPKIAHSMSDLITSFPQYIESTKHWLSNFNFDLDFMDKFGINIYDKLNQFTTKITSSFGHGLNAALSKAISFTSSFFKAILGFVISIYILKDKEKFKFSFKRLIYATLKEDNALKVICIFRDINDVFLKYIIGKFIDSLIIGLLCFIGLTLLNTPYSLFLSIIVGVTNMIPYFGPFIGMIPAVILTLFYSPIKALWVLLFIFALQQFDGLYLGPKILGDQVGLTPFWIILAIVVGGGIFGVLGMFLGVPVFAVIKIFWDKLIDRRLDEKNIKIK, from the coding sequence TTGATTAAACATAAAAATATTCCTTATTTAAATTTAATACCTATAATTATAATATCCTTTTTAACTTTTAAATTTATAGATAATATAACTGTATTTGGTTCTTATATAAAAGCATTCTTTTCTATAATTACCTCTTTTATTTGGGCTTTTTCTATAGCTTATCTATTAAATCCTATGCTTACGTATTTGGAAAAAAAGTCCAAGTTAAGAAGATCTTTTAGCCTTTGCATTGTATACTCTGTAGTTTTAGGTTCTATAGTTTTAATAATAACTATAATATCTCCAAAAATAGCACATAGTATGTCAGACTTAATTACTAGCTTTCCACAATATATTGAATCCACTAAACACTGGCTTAGTAATTTCAATTTTGATTTGGATTTCATGGACAAATTTGGAATAAATATATATGATAAATTGAACCAATTTACTACAAAGATAACTTCATCCTTCGGCCACGGTCTAAATGCAGCTTTATCAAAAGCTATTAGTTTTACTTCATCTTTTTTTAAGGCTATACTAGGTTTCGTTATTTCTATTTATATTCTAAAAGACAAGGAAAAATTTAAGTTTAGCTTTAAAAGACTTATATACGCTACTTTAAAAGAAGACAATGCCCTTAAAGTAATTTGTATATTTAGAGACATAAATGACGTTTTCCTAAAATACATAATAGGAAAATTTATAGATTCTCTTATTATTGGTTTACTTTGCTTTATTGGCTTAACTCTACTTAATACACCATATTCACTATTTTTAAGCATTATTGTTGGTGTAACTAATATGATCCCCTATTTTGGACCATTTATTGGAATGATACCTGCTGTAATTTTAACTTTATTCTACAGTCCAATAAAAGCTTTGTGGGTGCTTCTATTTATATTTGCTTTACAGCAATTTGATGGACTTTATCTAGGGCCTAAAATATTAGGTGATCAAGTAGGCTTAACACCCTTTTGGATTATACTCGCCATAGTTGTTGGTGGTGGAATTTTCGGAGTTCTAGGAATGTTTTTAGGCGTACCTGTATTTGCGGTAATAAAAATATTTTGGGATAAACTAATTGATAGAAGGCTGGATGAAAAAAACATAAAGATAAAATAA
- a CDS encoding nitrilase-related carbon-nitrogen hydrolase, producing the protein MKLALAQMKVVFENKEFNMKACEKFIIEAKRRKVDLIVFPEMTLTGYSMKVSRIGDRNFETLNFFEEFSKAYNISIGVGYVNTEGKLGKNMFTIIDKYGKSLCSYCKIHPFSYAKEDEFYEKGENICFANVEDICITPFICYDLRFPEIFQLASKKARLITVSANWPQKRKEHWITLLKSRAIENQCYVAGVNIVGEAGNEIYSGNSMIVDPSGNIISTLENSEGLIVSDIYEHKVRELRGEFKLKDDRREDLYYSFYHHKV; encoded by the coding sequence TTGAAATTAGCTTTAGCTCAAATGAAAGTGGTTTTTGAAAACAAAGAATTTAATATGAAAGCCTGTGAAAAATTCATAATTGAAGCAAAAAGGCGTAAGGTAGATTTAATTGTATTTCCGGAAATGACTTTAACAGGTTATTCTATGAAGGTTAGTAGAATAGGAGATAGAAATTTTGAGACTTTGAACTTTTTTGAAGAGTTTAGTAAGGCATATAATATAAGTATTGGGGTAGGGTATGTAAATACTGAGGGTAAACTTGGAAAAAATATGTTTACTATAATAGATAAATATGGAAAATCCCTTTGCTCATATTGTAAGATACATCCTTTTTCCTATGCCAAAGAAGATGAGTTTTATGAAAAAGGGGAGAATATATGTTTTGCAAATGTGGAAGATATTTGTATTACTCCTTTTATATGCTACGATTTAAGATTTCCTGAAATATTTCAACTTGCATCTAAAAAAGCAAGACTTATTACTGTTTCGGCAAATTGGCCTCAGAAAAGGAAAGAGCATTGGATAACTCTTCTAAAATCAAGAGCTATAGAAAATCAATGTTATGTTGCGGGAGTTAATATAGTAGGTGAAGCTGGAAATGAAATATATTCCGGTAATTCTATGATAGTGGATCCAAGTGGAAATATAATTAGTACATTAGAAAACAGTGAAGGGTTAATTGTTTCTGATATTTATGAGCATAAAGTAAGAGAGCTTAGAGGTGAATTTAAGTTAAAAGATGATAGGAGAGAAGATTTATACTATAGTTTTTATCACCATAAAGTATAA
- a CDS encoding PHP domain-containing protein, with protein MEIFVEEKEKFQHYKGNLHSHTKYSSGQGTPTEAFKSAKNNKLDFFAVTDHNKAFKSVNKWQEYKLKSEEFNKKNKNNIALSGIELSVKGIGHLNLLNYSEFFDSKEITLSKLVKEIENKPNVILCINHPGKNINNLKNKLDLNKNIRLIEVGNGNKDIRYNRYEKEYYKLLDYG; from the coding sequence ATGGAAATTTTTGTTGAAGAAAAAGAAAAATTTCAACACTATAAGGGAAATTTACATTCACATACAAAGTATTCAAGTGGACAAGGAACACCTACAGAAGCGTTTAAAAGTGCAAAAAATAATAAACTAGATTTTTTTGCTGTTACAGATCACAACAAGGCATTTAAATCTGTTAACAAATGGCAAGAGTATAAATTAAAAAGTGAGGAATTCAATAAAAAAAATAAGAACAATATTGCATTATCTGGCATAGAACTAAGTGTGAAAGGAATAGGTCATTTGAATTTACTTAATTATTCAGAATTTTTTGATAGCAAAGAAATTACTTTATCTAAATTGGTTAAAGAGATTGAAAATAAACCTAATGTTATTTTATGTATTAATCATCCAGGGAAAAATATAAATAATTTAAAAAACAAGTTGGATTTAAATAAAAATATAAGATTAATAGAAGTTGGTAATGGAAATAAAGACATTAGATATAATAGATATGAGAAAGAATACTATAAATTACTTGATTATGGGTGA
- a CDS encoding TetR/AcrR family transcriptional regulator — protein MYKNKSKEVDILLNKPLLKNNKRKENKTIKRNSLYDAAYELFITKGINNTAIDDIVKKAGVAKGTFYLYFKDKYDIVDRIILKKSSVVIKEAIIETEKRRSEFSDFIEGIIFFINYLIDYLKQNKMLLKLLHKNLSWGIYRKAVNDNSNNEEMKQLVTIFMQNINTEEYDIEDPKKTLFIILELTSSICYSAIILEEPDTIDNMKPILFKSIRKILLK, from the coding sequence ATGTATAAAAATAAATCCAAAGAGGTGGATATATTGTTAAATAAACCATTATTGAAAAATAATAAGAGAAAAGAAAATAAAACAATTAAAAGGAATAGTTTGTATGATGCAGCTTATGAGCTTTTTATTACTAAAGGAATAAATAATACTGCAATTGACGATATAGTTAAAAAGGCAGGAGTAGCAAAGGGAACTTTTTATTTATATTTTAAAGATAAGTATGATATTGTAGATAGAATTATTTTAAAAAAGAGCTCTGTAGTTATAAAAGAGGCAATAATTGAAACTGAAAAGAGAAGATCAGAGTTTTCTGATTTTATAGAAGGAATTATATTTTTCATTAATTACTTAATAGATTATTTAAAGCAAAATAAGATGCTACTCAAATTATTGCATAAAAATTTATCTTGGGGTATTTATAGAAAAGCTGTAAATGATAATTCTAATAATGAAGAAATGAAACAGCTAGTTACTATATTTATGCAAAATATTAATACCGAAGAATACGATATAGAAGATCCTAAAAAGACACTGTTTATTATTCTAGAATTAACAAGTTCCATATGCTATAGTGCGATTATCTTAGAAGAACCAGACACTATAGACAATATGAAGCCGATTTTATTTAAAAGCATAAGAAAAATACTACTTAAATAG